The following coding sequences lie in one Aspergillus luchuensis IFO 4308 DNA, chromosome 8, nearly complete sequence genomic window:
- a CDS encoding MFS transporter (COG:G;~EggNog:ENOG410PW31;~InterPro:IPR020846,IPR011701,IPR036259;~PFAM:PF07690;~TransMembrane:12 (i58-82o94-114i126-145o151-176i188-209o215-234i282-307o327-351i380-401o407-428i440-465o471-492i);~go_function: GO:0022857 - transmembrane transporter activity [Evidence IEA];~go_process: GO:0055085 - transmembrane transport [Evidence IEA]): protein MTLRDEKEQSASDSSSPLNTIERSANVESSTSDAIVVDWNGPDDPECPRNWPKSRKWLNVLLISLQGTLSPIASTILTLGVFDIATEFRLTSPYTPALPIAFYLVGLALGPLGVAPCSEIFGRRPIYTICFAIFTLLNIGCALVHNMAGLVVLRFLAGVAGSAGPSLGGSSIGDLFSHEERGKAQAVYGLGPICGPVLGGVIGGFIAYGTHGWRWMMWVVAIAAGVVTSLAVLFQKETYAPVLLQRRKRALEKANPGVTYRVEVGSHASQVFRQSILRPLRLLFFSPICTFMSLYLALVFGLLYLHMVTITLLFASQPKYNLHSYNWTHGTTGLAFLGAGLGAFAGVAFCMKYSNPSYRYFVTRYEQKTGKATRMPEFRLPFMQVGMLIVPIGLLIFGWTAEYQVHWIATLVGAAILGLGMVTAYICVQSYLVDAFEVYAASALAAAVVARFIVAAVFSVVGFQLYRRLGYGWGSTLLAFICLVAVPIPFLLGRYGPRLRRMGTEMV from the exons ATGACCCTGAGAGATGAAAAAGAGCAATCTGCTTCCGATAGCAGTAGCCCCCTCAATACCATAGAGAGAAGCGCGAACGTTGAAAGCTCCACCTCTGATGCCATCGTTGTT GACTGGAATGGACCAGATGACCCAGAATGTCCTCGAAACTGGCCAAAGAGCCGGAAATGGCTCAATGTGCTTCTGATCTCTCTTCAAGGAACCCTATCCCCGATCGCTTCGACAATCCTAACTCTAGGTGTATTCGACATCGCAACCGAGTTCCGTCTAACGAGCCCATATACCCCAGCCCTCCCCATCGCCTTCTACCTCGTGGGTCTCGCACTAGGACCCCTAGGCGTGGCACCATGTTCAGAAATATTTGGCCGTCGCCCCATCTACACCATCTGCTTTGCCATCTTTACCCTCCTGAACATCGGCTGTGCATTGGTGCATAACATGGCCGGACTGGTTGTTCTACGCTTTCTAGCGGGCGTGGCTGGCTCCGCAGGGCCTAGCCTAggcggcagcagcatcgGGGATCTGTTTTCTCACGAGGAACGAGGCAAAGCTCAAGCGGTGTATGGCTTGGGACCTATATGTGGTCCGGTTCTCGGAGGTGTTATTGGTGGATTTATTGCGTACGGCACGCATGGCTGGCGATGGATGATGTGGGTGGTCGCTATAGCCGCTGGTGTCGTTACCAGTCTCGCTGTTCTCTTCCAGAAAGAAACATATGCGCCGGTCCTGCTGCAGCGTCGGAAGAGAGCCCTGGAAAAGGCGAATCCGGGGGTCACGTACCGGGTTGAAGTGGGCTCACATGCATCTCAGGTCTTCCGACAATCTATCCTGCGTCCCCTccgccttctcttcttttcacCAATATGCACGTTCATGAGTCTCTACCTAGCATT AGTATTTggcctcctctacctccacaTGGTAaccatcaccctcctcttcgcctctcAACCCAAATACAACCTCCACAGCTACAATTGGACACACGGAACAACCGGCCTAGCGTTTCTCGGCGCCGGTCTCGGCGCATTCGCCGGCGTCGCCTTCTGCATGAAATACTCCAACCCGTCATACCGATACTTCGTTACCCGCTACGAGCAAAAGACCGGAAAGGCAACCCGCATGCCCGAATTCCGTCTACCGTTTATGCAAGTCGGCATGCTGATCGTGCCCATTGGTCTACTGATTTTTGGATGGACTGCAGAATATCAAGTCCATTGGATTGCGACGCTCGTGGGAGCTGCTATTCTGGGATTGGGCATGGTCACGGCGTATATCTGTGTGCAGTCGTATCTGGTCGATGCGTTTGAGGTGTATGCAGCTAGTGCACTTGCTGCTGCGGTGGTGGCGAGATTTATTGTTGCGGCGGTATTTTCGGTGGTTGGGTTTCAGCTGTATCGAAGGTTGGGGTATGGGTG GGGATCGACGCTGTTGGCGTTCATTTGTTTGGTGGCCGTTCCGATCCCGTTTCTGTTGGGTCGGTATGGACCTAGATTGCGTCGGATGGGGACTGAGATGGTCTAA
- a CDS encoding YbhB/YbcL family Raf kinase inhibitor-like protein (COG:S;~EggNog:ENOG410PRB8;~InterPro:IPR005247,IPR036610,IPR008914;~PFAM:PF01161): MDKLPPRIEAFLGRLLRNKRGRDAKLLTRISPALQALQPTIAVTSSVGPSQSPLPAEYTQVGANRFPPLSWTVPNDSVPAEKINSYVLIVEDADAPLPNPIVHGLYYGLSKDKTSIPSDDVVVTDASKRALQGGFQYGVNWHQNVWSGPRPVLGHGSHRYFFQVLALGKALEEKPWGKEELLQWLEKEKESVLAWGEWVGTFVREP, from the coding sequence ATGGACAAACTCCCTCCCCGCATCGAGGCCTTCCTGGGGCGTCTCTTGCGCAACAAACGAGGCCGCGACGCAAAACTACTCACGCGCATCAGTCCTGCTCTTCAGGCGCTTCAACCCACCATCGCGGTAACCTCGTCGGTGGGCCCATCGCAGTCTCCACTACCCGCAGAATACACTCAGGTTGGCGCGAACCGCTTCCCGCCTCTTTCCTGGACGGTACCCAACGACTCGGTGCCCGCAGAGAAAATCAACAGCTACGTGCTCATTGTCGAGGATGCCGATGCGCCGCTGCCAAATCCTATCGTGCATGGGCTATACTACGGACTTTCAAAGGACAAAACCAGTATCCCTtcagatgatgttgttgtgacGGACGCGAGTAAGAGGGCACTACAAGGGGGATTTCAATACGGGGTGAACTGGCACCAGAATGTGTGGAGTGGGCCGCGACCGGTATTAGGACACGGCTCGCATCGGTATTTCTTTCAGGTGTTGGCGTTGGGAAAggcgttggaggagaagccttgggggaaggaggagttgTTGCAgtggctggagaaggagaaggagagtgtGTTGGCTTGGGGGGAGTGGGTGGGCACTTTTGTGCGGGAGCCTTAA